ccttgaaggtttgatagaattctggtgtgaagccatctggaccagaacattttttgtttggaagcttttttattgtttctttgatctcagttcttgaaattggtttcttcaggagctctatttcttcctggctgagtctagggagagggtgtgattccaaatattgatccatttccttcacaggGTCACACTTCTGGGCattgagtttctggtagtattcagagatgatctcttgtatctccttgggatcagttgttatttcccctttatcatttctgattgaaaatcagaggttactagagattttacttttctattccttgttagtctggccaatggtttatctattttatttattttttcaaaaaaccaactccttgtttcattaattttctgaatgattcttttgttttcaatttcattgatctctgatttgattttggatatttcttttcttctactgagtttaggcttagattgttctcttttttccaattccataagatctcttgtgagattgttgatgtgatgtctttctatttttcgaatgtaggcatctaaagcaatgaattttcctctcaaaactgcttttgcagtatcccacatattttggtagcttgtgtcttcattgttgttatgctcaaggaagttaatgatttcctgttttatttcttcctgcacccatctgttattcaacagaagattgtttaatttccatgcctttgggtggggtcgagcgtttttgttagagttgagttccacctttagtgccttatggtctgagaagatacaaggtaaaatttcaattcttttaattttgttgatatttgttttgtgtcccaggatatgatcaattttggagaatgttccatggggtgatgagaagaatgtatattctttattttgggatggagtgttctatatgcgtctatcaagcacagttattctagggtctcatttaaatctcgtatatctttgcttaatttctgtttagaggatatgtccagctctctaagaggagtgttaaagtctcctgttattatggtattatcagatatcatactggtcagactgaataaggtctgtttcaagaatctgggagcatttaaattgggtgcataaatatttagaatctaagcatcttcttgttgtatttttcccttgaccaatataaagtgaccatctttgtcttttttgactttagttgttttaaatccacatgaatctgaaaataagattgcaactcctcttttcttctgaattccatttgcctgaaaaatgtcttccaacccttgactcggagctttaatttgtcttttgaagccaggtgtgtttcttgcagacagcaaatggatggcttgtgttttttaatccattcagccaatctatgtctgttcagtggggaattcaagccattaacatttattcagataATTGATCAGTGTAGTAGtagtctattcatcttattttgtgagagtccattgcttagttttatcttttgcatccatGTGGaatttaggttctgtcctttaatttctgagttcttattttactgctgatccattatggtggtcagtgtgcagaacaggttgaagtatttcctgtagagctggtcttgttgtggcgaatttcctcaatgtttgtatatccataaatgatttgatttctccatcaatttttaagcttagcttagccgggtacagaattctgggctggaaattgttatgtttaagtagattaaaggtagatgaccattgtcttcttgcctggaaggtttcattagagaagtctgtggtcactctgatggatttgcccctgtaggtcaactggcgcttactcctggcagcttgcagaatcttttcttttgtcttgactttggacaggttcttcacaatgtgtctcggttagagttgaggtgacctggggtccaatatccctctgaaagcagtgtgtcagaatcttttgttatattttcttttataatattctctagtatggcttccattcctctggggcattcttcttccccttctgggattcctataacttgtatgtgggaatgcttcataaagtcccataattcttacagtgaacgttctgctttctctctcttcttttctgcctcttttactgagtAAAAGAgttctgagttatctcaagaactttgtcttctacctctgaaattctttcttctgcatggtctaacctgttgctgatactttccattgcatctttaagttccctgatcgactgtttcatttccttcagctctgctatatcctttttatattcttcatatcgttcatctcttatttgattctgtttttggatttccttttggttattttccactttattagcagtttccttcattatttccatcatttctttcattgttttcatcatgtgtattctaaattccctttctgttattcctaacatttctttacaggtggaatcctctgcagtagctacctcatggtcccttggcggggttgttctggacaggttcttcatgttgcctggagttttctgctgattcttcctcatatgtgatttcttttatctttttccttgccctaattttcctttcacttcctcttgctctttaagttctcgtgcctgtggactaagggttagatgagtccttttggtacaggaccacaagggtgagaaggttgaagagcaagaaagggatgaaagaaaggaggaccaagtgaaaagaaaaaaaaatagagaaaggagaggggatgggtaaaaggaatattgacaaaaggaagagaggcacaggaagagggagacagagcaatataggtgtacagtagagtactttgacacaactttaaaagaaacccaccttctgggggtgcccaattgggtggttctcttgaggtcaggagctctttgctaacctgatcagacacggtactccacctccaccaagtagagaggaaagacaaaaatgctataaatcaaaccaacacaagcaaacagaaaactttacgggataaaattgggtgcaaagccaaataatagcggtagaaacagtagcaaaaatgaagttctagttattaaacaagtcagcaatgggaaattgtaattaaactacaaaaattgagaaagaaaaaagatctgtatggcacaggttgaaattgaaaacaaaacaacatcaacaacatcaaaataaacaaaaaaacaaccaaacgaaaaaagaaaaacaaaaacaaaaaaacctccccaaaaaccaaaacacaaccaaaacaaagaagtatgtatatgttgttgaatattgtctgggcaacacgtggtcttctggggtatgagatgttaatcactgttctgatacgactggaggctgctgatttctcaaaccctagcaggtagacaccctaaatctctcttcagcccacttaaaaggcactttgtacttgtaaacttgctgagcagaagccttcccaggaaagtgcttgtcactggaatcactgctgaagtggctatccacttacccagtgtgccaaaaccggtctcactctgcccctgagggttagggctgcagggcgcctcagaccccacccttaggctacttggtgccGAGtttccagctcccacccgattctagctctgtgaccctgagggcagagcttgccggggcagatcgctcacaacggctccctgtggcccacagccaaacactattagctcagtctggctcagcagctcagactggggccctagacaatggccaaaattctctgcattcccgctcaggctctccccaaggcagctcaactgagtgccaagtccaaagacaccaaaacagttcacaggtaaggcctttccggtttgcagtctcgctgctgctgaacTTACCGTTGAGGGTGGGTACATGAACACTTGCCGTTTTTcccctgttttagtcctcctcttggtgtccagaagtctcttgctgactctctgtatcctcgcaggggtgatgataggcagatcccaccagccagagatgcctggagtcctatctccccggacttaCGGTGCCctgatgcaaggaagctgttactctgctgccatcttgctctcctcagTCCCATCGTAAGACTCTTAATACCTTTCTTGTCGTACTTTTTAATCAACATAGTACATAAgaaaatcttgatttttaaatgaatctttGTAGTGCTATGACATGATGGGTTTAATATAATAGGTGAAGCACAATATGGTAAGTACATTATACTGTTTAAACTAATGACAGTGGAAGGAAAacgatttttaaaatataactaagATGAGACATGACAGTTATAAACAGTGAAATACTAGAAATcagtgagtgaataaataaaatgatatatcaTCAGTGGCCATTCGTAATTTTGCCTTTAGGAACCCGGAAGAAACTGTCTTCTTTGAGTTTCAAATGTTCTGGTAGAGCTAGTCATTTCTTAGCTTCTTCAATAATACCTTGAATTGCTGAAATAAGTGACTCTAAAGAATCAAATTTCTTTTCTGGTCTGAGGTAGCCAAAAATAGCCACATTGAGGATTTCCCCATAGAAGTCCTCTTTAAAGGTATGCATGTTATGAGTTTCCATGGACTTTTTTGTATGCTTGTAGTATGGATTCCAGCCTATGCTCACCACCATCTTCTGGACATCTCCACTTCCAACACTGGCCCAACCATAGTAAATGCCAGTGGATACATCAGCTGGGAGATTATCTACTACTTGTTCAGGAAAGTTAGCTGTGGGGATGCCCAGTTGCTTGGAGCCCCAGCTGAAGCCCCGCACCATTTGGCCCCGGCAGAAATAAGGCAGGTGCCTCATGTCACCGTCTGCCTGGGGCATGAGCTGTCTGCGAGTCCTGCAGAGCCACCCTTGAGGTGGTGCCTGGACCCACGGACCAGCGGGGAGACTCCAGCGTGAGCACCGCGGGCCAGGCAGGTGCAACAGTGCCCAGGAGGCAACGATGACACGCTGTGGAGGGTCCTTCATGCCACTGACCCAACAGAAGCCACACAGAGTCTCAAAGGCTGCGTCTCCTGACATGgtttttaagtaaagaaaatatcTAATGTTTCAGGATTATTGATTTTAATGTTCTAGTGATATTACCATTGCTTGGCAACATTTACTCAGGAAAGACAGAGTTCCCACTTGGGGCTGGGTAATGCTGAGCAAGCCACTTACAAAGCAATTTTGAAGTTATGATCAGAAAGTGTAGGTATGGTGTAATTTGAAGCAGAGATATATGCATTGGTAAAAGCATTCTATaaggtacaatttttaaaaaatttcaca
This Nycticebus coucang isolate mNycCou1 chromosome 1, mNycCou1.pri, whole genome shotgun sequence DNA region includes the following protein-coding sequences:
- the LOC128584491 gene encoding riboflavin kinase-like — encoded protein: MPQADGDMRHLPYFCRGQMVRGFSWGSKQLGIPTANFPEQVVDNLPADVSTGIYYGWASVGSGDVQKMVVSIGWNPYYKHTKKSMETHNMHTFKEDFYGEILNVAIFGYLRPEKKFDSLESLISAIQGIIEEAKK